One part of the Vitis riparia cultivar Riparia Gloire de Montpellier isolate 1030 chromosome 15, EGFV_Vit.rip_1.0, whole genome shotgun sequence genome encodes these proteins:
- the LOC117932269 gene encoding uncharacterized protein LOC117932269 yields MRVCSGWRRRLYCLPLVLFIPYFLSVLELHQSSTIEGSQKKHSKKFDHLVLGLASGQGLHDRLQCQGTKALNKTHIATSSHESNFGESIALITVFTIYNSSLALHADGRSSDLVTVGNASYSKMERSMAILNVFINFIQATMPQSNVIILTDPASEFSLHRDRVTIYPIQGEYSRDKLMLQRIRSYIVFLETKLEEHSQGHGHINHYIFTDSDIAVVDDLGQIFQSHPNFHVALTFRNNKEQPLNSGFIAVRGTPDGILRAKLFLQEVLKVYNSRFMNASRMLGDQLALAWVVKSHPYFDTKRFSKPQAFLEDIGGTSVLFLPCAIYNWTPPEGAGQFHGMPLDVKVVHFKGSRKRLMLESWNFFISSSDISDMLCLILMSGRTKYDF; encoded by the exons ATGAGAGTATGCAGTGGATGGCGGCGTCGCCTTTATTGTCTCCCTCTCGTTTTGTTCATTCCTTATTTTTTGTCTG TTTTGGAATTGCATCAAAGCTCAACTATAGAAGGTTCACAGAAAAAACATAGTAAGAAATTTGATCATCTGGTTCTTGGGCTTGCTTCTGGTCAGGGCTTGCATGATCGTTTGCAATGCCAAG gaaccaaagctttgaacaAGACCCACATTGCAACCTCTTCCCATGAGTCCAACTTTGGAGAAAGCATTGCCTTAATAACTGTTTTTACCATTTATAACTCCTCACTAGCTTTGCATGCGGATGGTAGATCATCAGATTTGGTTACTGTTGGGAATGCTTCATATAGTAAGATGGAGAGATCGATGGCCATTTTGAATGTATTCATTAACTTCATTCAG GCGACAATGCCCCAAAGCAATGTAATCATTCTTACTGATCCAGCATCTGAGTTTTCATTGCACAGAGATAGGGTTACCATCTATCCCATTCAAGGTGAATATTCACGAGACAAGTTGATGCTTCAAAGAATCAGGTCTTACATT GTCTTCTTAGAAACAAAGCTTGAGGAGCATTCTCAGGGTCATGGGCATATAAATCATTACATCTTCACTGACTCAGATATAGCAGTAGTTGATGATTTAGGACAGATATTTCAGAGCCACCCAAATTTCCATGTGGCTCTCACCTTCCGGAACAATAAAGAGCAACCTCTGAATTCTGGATTTATAGCAGTGAGGGGCACCCCTGATGGGATTCTAAG GGCAAAACTTTTTCTGCAAGAAGTACTGAAAGTTTACAATTCTAGATTCATGAATGCTTCCCGGATGCTTGGAGATCAGTTAGCTCTTGCCTGGGTTGTAAAGTCTCATCCGTATTTTGATACAAAGAGATTTTCAAAACCACAAGCTTTTCTAGAAGATATTGGTGGTACTTCAGTGCTCTTTCTACCTTGTGCTATTTACAATTGGACACCACCAGAGGGTGCTGGACAATTTCATGGCATGCCCCTTGATGTGAAG GTTGTTCATTTCAAAGGATCAAGGAAACGCCTAATGTTGGAGTCTTGGAATTTCTTCATTTCCTCTTCTGACATTTCAGATATGTTATGCCTCATCTTAATGAGTGGGAGAACAAAGTACGACTTTTGA
- the LOC117932270 gene encoding tRNA 2'-phosphotransferase 1-like isoform X2, producing MKVRKRLILVSPTLNLRSETSNFPHIRSLITGGGRGRGGTMRDDRERSRGRGGGGGGSSGKDKIDALGRLLTRILRHMASELNLNMRSDGYVRVQDLLKLNMKTFANIPLRSHTIDDIREAVRKDNKQRFGLLEENGELLIRANQGHTVTIVESESLLKPILSAEEVTVCVHGSYKRNLESILESGLKHMKRLHVHFSCGLPMDGEVISGMRRDVNLLIFLDVRKALEDGMKLYISDNKVILTEGFDGVVPVKYFEKIESWPDRQTLPF from the exons ATGAAGGTGCGGAAACg GTTGATTTTGGTTTCGCCTACATTAAACTTGAGATCAGAAACCTCAAATTTTCCACATATCAGATCTTTAATTACTGG TGGTGGTAGGGGAAGAGGTGGGACCATGAGGGATGATCGAGAAAGATCAAGAGGccgtggtggtggtggtggcggcAGTTCTGGCAAAGATAAAATTGACGCTCTTGGGAGACTGTT GACTCGTATATTACGGCATATGGCTTCTGAGTTAAACTTGAATATGCGGAGTGATGGGTATGTCAGAGTTCAAGATTTGCTAAAGCTGAATATGAAAACATTTGCCAATATCCCATTAAGATCGCACACAATTGATGATATTAGGGAG GCTGTCAGGAAGGATAATAAGCAGCGATTTGGCCTCCTAGAAGAAAATGGGGAGCTTTTGATTCGGGCAAACCAAGGGCACACAGTAACG ATAGTTGAATCTGAAAGCTTACTAAAACCAATCCTTTCGGCTGAAGAAGTTACTG TGTGTGTCCATGGAAGCTATAAGAGGAATCTGGAATCAATTTTGGAATCTGGTCTCAAACACATGAAGAGATTGCATGTTCACTTCTCATGTGGCTTGCCAATGGATGGGGAAGTAATTAGTG GTATGAGACGAGATGTTAATCTTCTGATCTTTCTTGATGTCAGAAAAGCTTTGGAAG ATGGAATGAAGCTCTACATTTCAGACAACAAGGTCATCTTGACCGAAGGTTTTGATGGTGTTGTGCCTGTCAAGTACTTTGAAAAGATAGAATCTTGGCCAGATCGACAAACCCTTCCCTTTTAA
- the LOC117932270 gene encoding tRNA 2'-phosphotransferase 1-like isoform X4, translating to MRDDRERSRGRGGGGGGSSGKDKIDALGRLLTRILRHMASELNLNMRSDGYVRVQDLLKLNMKTFANIPLRSHTIDDIREAVRKDNKQRFGLLEENGELLIRANQGHTVTIVESESLLKPILSAEEVTVCVHGSYKRNLESILESGLKHMKRLHVHFSCGLPMDGEVISGMRRDVNLLIFLDVRKALEDGMKLYISDNKVILTEGFDGVVPVKYFEKIESWPDRQTLPF from the exons ATGAGGGATGATCGAGAAAGATCAAGAGGccgtggtggtggtggtggcggcAGTTCTGGCAAAGATAAAATTGACGCTCTTGGGAGACTGTT GACTCGTATATTACGGCATATGGCTTCTGAGTTAAACTTGAATATGCGGAGTGATGGGTATGTCAGAGTTCAAGATTTGCTAAAGCTGAATATGAAAACATTTGCCAATATCCCATTAAGATCGCACACAATTGATGATATTAGGGAG GCTGTCAGGAAGGATAATAAGCAGCGATTTGGCCTCCTAGAAGAAAATGGGGAGCTTTTGATTCGGGCAAACCAAGGGCACACAGTAACG ATAGTTGAATCTGAAAGCTTACTAAAACCAATCCTTTCGGCTGAAGAAGTTACTG TGTGTGTCCATGGAAGCTATAAGAGGAATCTGGAATCAATTTTGGAATCTGGTCTCAAACACATGAAGAGATTGCATGTTCACTTCTCATGTGGCTTGCCAATGGATGGGGAAGTAATTAGTG GTATGAGACGAGATGTTAATCTTCTGATCTTTCTTGATGTCAGAAAAGCTTTGGAAG ATGGAATGAAGCTCTACATTTCAGACAACAAGGTCATCTTGACCGAAGGTTTTGATGGTGTTGTGCCTGTCAAGTACTTTGAAAAGATAGAATCTTGGCCAGATCGACAAACCCTTCCCTTTTAA
- the LOC117932270 gene encoding tRNA 2'-phosphotransferase 1-like isoform X1: MWASVTGNGIRILRYCYVCLPPVTPTPSSLSLLTCFGVLVSMENNSANSSSFSAFAHSSRSGGRGRGGTMRDDRERSRGRGGGGGGSSGKDKIDALGRLLTRILRHMASELNLNMRSDGYVRVQDLLKLNMKTFANIPLRSHTIDDIREAVRKDNKQRFGLLEENGELLIRANQGHTVTIVESESLLKPILSAEEVTVCVHGSYKRNLESILESGLKHMKRLHVHFSCGLPMDGEVISGMRRDVNLLIFLDVRKALEDGMKLYISDNKVILTEGFDGVVPVKYFEKIESWPDRQTLPF; the protein is encoded by the exons ATGTGGGCTTCTGTCACTGGTAATGGCATTCGAATTTTGCGTTACTGCTATGTATGCCTGCCACCTGTCACGCCCACTCCATCATCCCTGTCCCTGCTGACTTGTTTTGGCGTCCTAGTTTCAATGGAGAACAATAGCGCTAACAGCTCTTCCTTCTCTGCTTTTGCTCATTCCAGTAGAAG TGGTGGTAGGGGAAGAGGTGGGACCATGAGGGATGATCGAGAAAGATCAAGAGGccgtggtggtggtggtggcggcAGTTCTGGCAAAGATAAAATTGACGCTCTTGGGAGACTGTT GACTCGTATATTACGGCATATGGCTTCTGAGTTAAACTTGAATATGCGGAGTGATGGGTATGTCAGAGTTCAAGATTTGCTAAAGCTGAATATGAAAACATTTGCCAATATCCCATTAAGATCGCACACAATTGATGATATTAGGGAG GCTGTCAGGAAGGATAATAAGCAGCGATTTGGCCTCCTAGAAGAAAATGGGGAGCTTTTGATTCGGGCAAACCAAGGGCACACAGTAACG ATAGTTGAATCTGAAAGCTTACTAAAACCAATCCTTTCGGCTGAAGAAGTTACTG TGTGTGTCCATGGAAGCTATAAGAGGAATCTGGAATCAATTTTGGAATCTGGTCTCAAACACATGAAGAGATTGCATGTTCACTTCTCATGTGGCTTGCCAATGGATGGGGAAGTAATTAGTG GTATGAGACGAGATGTTAATCTTCTGATCTTTCTTGATGTCAGAAAAGCTTTGGAAG ATGGAATGAAGCTCTACATTTCAGACAACAAGGTCATCTTGACCGAAGGTTTTGATGGTGTTGTGCCTGTCAAGTACTTTGAAAAGATAGAATCTTGGCCAGATCGACAAACCCTTCCCTTTTAA
- the LOC117932270 gene encoding tRNA 2'-phosphotransferase 1-like isoform X3 yields the protein MWASVTGNGIRILRYCYVCLPPVTPTPSSLSLLTCFGVLVSMENNSANSSSFSAFAHSSRSGGRGRGGTMRDDRERSRGRGGGGGGSSGKDKIDALGRLLTRILRHMASELNLNMRSDGYVRVQDLLKLNMKTFANIPLRSHTIDDIREAVRKDNKQRFGLLEENGELLIRANQGHTVTIVESESLLKPILSAEEVTVCVHGSYKRNLESILESGLKHMKRLHVHFSCGLPMDGEVISA from the exons ATGTGGGCTTCTGTCACTGGTAATGGCATTCGAATTTTGCGTTACTGCTATGTATGCCTGCCACCTGTCACGCCCACTCCATCATCCCTGTCCCTGCTGACTTGTTTTGGCGTCCTAGTTTCAATGGAGAACAATAGCGCTAACAGCTCTTCCTTCTCTGCTTTTGCTCATTCCAGTAGAAG TGGTGGTAGGGGAAGAGGTGGGACCATGAGGGATGATCGAGAAAGATCAAGAGGccgtggtggtggtggtggcggcAGTTCTGGCAAAGATAAAATTGACGCTCTTGGGAGACTGTT GACTCGTATATTACGGCATATGGCTTCTGAGTTAAACTTGAATATGCGGAGTGATGGGTATGTCAGAGTTCAAGATTTGCTAAAGCTGAATATGAAAACATTTGCCAATATCCCATTAAGATCGCACACAATTGATGATATTAGGGAG GCTGTCAGGAAGGATAATAAGCAGCGATTTGGCCTCCTAGAAGAAAATGGGGAGCTTTTGATTCGGGCAAACCAAGGGCACACAGTAACG ATAGTTGAATCTGAAAGCTTACTAAAACCAATCCTTTCGGCTGAAGAAGTTACTG TGTGTGTCCATGGAAGCTATAAGAGGAATCTGGAATCAATTTTGGAATCTGGTCTCAAACACATGAAGAGATTGCATGTTCACTTCTCATGTGGCTTGCCAATGGATGGGGAAGTAATTAGTG CATGA